The Klebsiella sp. RHBSTW-00484 genome includes a window with the following:
- a CDS encoding heavy metal translocating P-type ATPase — protein sequence MSIQKKQHSNDGETQVSLPIEGMTCASCVGRVEAALAKVEGVQSVSVNLATERADIRLNALVNRMALVEAVEKVGYEVPQASVELSVQGMTCASCVGRVEKSLRAVKGVKEATVNLATERATVRGTAGADDLITAIEKIGYEASLVDNQSQNNDSAAEKKDAEKVALKKDLVLATVLALPVFILEMGSHVIPGMHQWIMDTIGLQESWYLQFVLTLLVLAIPGRRFYLKGIPALLRLGPDMNSLVSVGTLAAFGYSMVATFAPGLLPQGTVNVYYEAAAVIVALILLGRFMEARAKGRTSEAIKRLVGLQAKEAHVLRNGIVIDIPISDVALDDIIEVRPGERIPVDGEVSEGTSFVDESMITGEPIPVEKVPGSLMVGGTVNQKGALRLRATAVGGQTMLSQIIRMVEQAQGSKLPIQAVVDKVTLWFVPVVMLAALLTFLAWLTFGPSPALSFALVNAVAVLIIACPCAMGLATPTSIMVGTGRGAEMGILFRKGEALQLLKDARVVAVDKTGTLTEGRPVMTDLELAEGFELDLVLAKVAAVESRSEHPIARAIVEAALGKEISLPALTEFDSITGMGVRATVDGERVEVGADRFMRELGLDIEYFSKTAIRLGNEGKSPLYVAIDGRLAAIIAVADPIKSSTPIAINALHQLGLKVAMITGDNANTANAIARQLGIDEVVAEVLPEGKVEAVRRLKESYGKVAYVGDGINDAPALAVADIGLAIGTGTDIAVESADVVLMSGNLQGVPNAIGLSKATIGNIRQNLFWAFGYNAALIPVAAGLLYPAYGLLLSPIFAAGAMALSSVFVLGNALRLRRFQPPLAEDSEH from the coding sequence ATGAGCATTCAAAAAAAACAGCATTCTAATGATGGTGAAACTCAAGTCAGCTTGCCCATTGAGGGAATGACTTGTGCAAGCTGCGTTGGACGAGTTGAAGCCGCTCTGGCTAAGGTTGAAGGCGTACAAAGCGTAAGCGTTAACCTTGCAACAGAGCGTGCAGATATCCGCCTAAATGCATTAGTTAATCGTATGGCGTTGGTTGAAGCAGTTGAAAAGGTTGGTTATGAGGTTCCTCAAGCTTCTGTAGAGTTATCAGTTCAGGGCATGACATGTGCATCATGCGTAGGGCGTGTCGAAAAGTCGCTCCGAGCGGTTAAAGGCGTAAAAGAAGCCACTGTTAATTTAGCTACTGAAAGAGCCACTGTACGTGGAACCGCTGGAGCTGATGACCTCATAACTGCTATCGAAAAAATCGGTTATGAAGCCAGCCTGGTTGATAACCAAAGCCAGAATAATGATAGTGCCGCAGAAAAAAAAGATGCTGAAAAGGTTGCGTTGAAGAAAGATTTAGTTCTGGCGACCGTACTTGCGTTACCAGTATTTATTCTGGAAATGGGGTCGCATGTGATACCGGGAATGCATCAATGGATAATGGATACCATTGGGCTCCAGGAAAGCTGGTATCTCCAGTTTGTATTAACATTGCTGGTGTTGGCTATTCCGGGGCGGCGCTTTTACCTGAAAGGTATTCCCGCGTTATTAAGACTTGGCCCAGACATGAACTCTCTCGTCTCCGTCGGGACTCTCGCTGCGTTCGGTTATTCAATGGTTGCGACCTTTGCTCCAGGTCTTTTGCCTCAAGGTACCGTCAATGTGTATTACGAAGCTGCTGCGGTAATCGTCGCTCTTATTCTTTTAGGACGATTTATGGAGGCGCGGGCTAAAGGTCGAACGTCTGAGGCTATCAAGCGTTTGGTTGGATTGCAGGCCAAAGAGGCGCATGTGCTGCGTAACGGCATTGTCATCGATATTCCCATTAGTGATGTAGCCCTTGATGACATTATCGAAGTTCGACCAGGTGAGCGGATACCTGTTGATGGTGAGGTGAGTGAAGGAACAAGTTTTGTCGATGAATCGATGATAACGGGGGAGCCTATCCCCGTAGAGAAAGTTCCCGGAAGCTTAATGGTTGGCGGGACTGTTAACCAGAAAGGAGCATTGAGGTTGCGTGCAACAGCCGTTGGTGGCCAGACGATGTTGTCACAAATAATCAGAATGGTAGAGCAAGCCCAGGGCTCTAAACTACCTATACAAGCCGTGGTCGATAAGGTGACATTATGGTTTGTTCCTGTGGTGATGCTGGCAGCGTTGTTAACTTTCCTTGCCTGGTTAACATTTGGGCCATCACCGGCCCTGTCTTTCGCACTGGTTAATGCCGTGGCTGTATTGATCATTGCCTGCCCATGTGCAATGGGATTGGCTACCCCAACCTCTATCATGGTAGGTACTGGGCGTGGTGCAGAAATGGGGATCTTGTTCCGTAAGGGAGAAGCTCTGCAGTTGCTTAAAGATGCCAGGGTTGTCGCTGTAGACAAAACAGGTACTTTGACTGAAGGGCGCCCAGTAATGACAGACCTGGAGTTGGCCGAAGGGTTTGAGCTTGACTTAGTATTAGCAAAAGTTGCCGCTGTTGAATCACGTTCGGAACATCCTATTGCCCGCGCTATCGTTGAAGCTGCTCTAGGAAAAGAGATATCGCTGCCAGCGTTGACTGAGTTTGATTCAATTACTGGGATGGGCGTCAGGGCTACCGTAGACGGAGAGCGCGTAGAGGTCGGGGCCGATCGATTTATGCGTGAGTTAGGCTTGGATATCGAGTATTTTTCAAAGACTGCGATACGCCTTGGAAACGAAGGAAAATCGCCACTCTATGTTGCTATTGATGGACGTCTGGCTGCCATTATCGCAGTCGCTGACCCTATTAAATCAAGTACGCCGATTGCCATAAATGCATTGCACCAACTGGGGCTCAAAGTCGCAATGATTACCGGTGACAATGCCAATACAGCAAATGCGATTGCGAGACAGCTTGGTATTGATGAAGTGGTTGCCGAAGTGTTGCCAGAAGGGAAAGTTGAAGCAGTTCGTCGGTTGAAGGAGTCTTACGGTAAGGTCGCTTATGTTGGTGATGGCATTAATGATGCCCCAGCTTTAGCCGTGGCAGATATTGGGCTTGCAATTGGTACAGGTACCGATATAGCGGTGGAATCTGCTGATGTTGTCTTAATGTCCGGCAACCTACAGGGTGTGCCTAATGCTATTGGATTGTCTAAGGCAACCATAGGTAACATCAGGCAAAATCTTTTTTGGGCGTTTGGTTATAATGCCGCATTGATCCCTGTAGCAGCAGGCCTGCTGTACCCTGCCTATGGATTGCTGCTTTCACCAATCTTTGCTGCAGGCGCGATGGCGCTATCCAGTGTATTTGTCCTGGGCAACGCACTTCGTTTGCGTCGGTTCCAGCCTCCGCTGGCAGAAGACTCTGAGCACTAA
- a CDS encoding cation diffusion facilitator family transporter: MSQSHDHEHDHTPAVTSANERKVLISFLMIFTFMVVEAVGGILSGSLALLADAGHMLTDAVALALAYAAFRFGRRAADSKRTFGYLRFEVIAGFFNALTLFAIVAWIAYEAWERLQAPPIILAGPMLIVAIAGLLVNILVLWIMTRGETDHVNVKGAILHVMGDLLGSVGAIVAAIVIYYTGWTPIDPILSVLVAALVLRSAWKLLAKSLHILLEGAPEDASPDKVEQRLISSVKGLAAVSHIHVWQITSGRTMATLEVRAKEDVDVKDVVKLVKQELYEQFKIEHATVGIDWNYDQNDNTCSLSPTKLRNEHEHEHEHEHEHEHGKKHNHSSPGHKH, translated from the coding sequence ATGTCACAATCACATGATCACGAGCATGACCATACTCCAGCAGTAACCAGTGCAAACGAGCGTAAAGTCCTTATCTCCTTCCTCATGATATTCACATTTATGGTGGTCGAAGCTGTTGGAGGGATACTTTCTGGCTCATTAGCATTGCTGGCAGATGCAGGCCACATGCTTACAGATGCAGTAGCTTTGGCGCTGGCTTATGCGGCATTCCGTTTTGGCCGTCGAGCTGCTGATAGCAAACGAACCTTTGGATATTTGCGATTTGAAGTCATCGCGGGATTCTTTAATGCCCTGACACTCTTCGCTATTGTGGCGTGGATTGCATATGAGGCATGGGAAAGGTTACAAGCTCCACCAATTATACTGGCAGGCCCAATGCTGATCGTTGCCATTGCAGGATTGTTGGTCAACATATTGGTATTATGGATCATGACCCGTGGTGAGACCGATCATGTTAATGTCAAAGGTGCTATTTTACATGTGATGGGTGATCTATTGGGTTCTGTTGGCGCTATTGTCGCCGCTATTGTCATTTACTATACGGGCTGGACACCGATTGACCCAATACTTTCCGTTCTTGTCGCAGCACTGGTTTTACGTAGTGCCTGGAAATTATTAGCAAAATCGCTGCACATCCTGTTAGAAGGAGCGCCTGAAGATGCCTCCCCAGACAAGGTGGAACAGAGACTAATCAGTTCTGTTAAGGGCTTAGCAGCCGTAAGTCATATTCATGTCTGGCAAATAACCTCAGGTCGGACGATGGCAACACTGGAAGTAAGAGCCAAGGAAGATGTGGACGTAAAAGACGTTGTGAAGCTTGTAAAACAAGAACTTTATGAGCAGTTCAAAATAGAACATGCAACTGTGGGAATCGACTGGAATTACGATCAAAACGATAATACATGCAGCCTTTCACCGACAAAACTGCGTAACGAACACGAACACGAACACGAACACGAACACGAACACGAACACGGAAAAAAGCATAACCATTCTAGTCCAGGCCACAAACATTAA
- a CDS encoding ArsR/SmtB family transcription factor, whose amino-acid sequence MRGSVSVGDIAESLQLSQSLVSHHLRLLRSARLVRGERKGKYIFYSIMDHHVSHVLQDMVFHIAEE is encoded by the coding sequence ATGCGTGGTTCGGTCTCTGTAGGCGACATTGCTGAGTCGCTCCAGTTATCACAATCTCTGGTCAGTCATCATCTGAGGTTGTTACGAAGTGCAAGGCTTGTTCGCGGAGAGAGAAAGGGTAAGTACATATTTTATAGCATAATGGATCACCATGTAAGTCATGTTCTTCAGGACATGGTATTTCACATAGCTGAAGAATAA
- a CDS encoding DUF1471 domain-containing protein produces MKSILVLALLFPIFSSYAATEITYNEPTPINAIRVGEINFFKTGSATQSEIINSLSKKADMIGGTHFVISSLRVQDNSYATAVVYK; encoded by the coding sequence ATGAAAAGTATACTTGTATTAGCATTGCTATTCCCCATTTTCAGTAGTTACGCGGCGACAGAAATTACTTATAACGAACCAACTCCGATAAACGCAATTCGTGTCGGAGAGATTAATTTCTTTAAAACCGGTAGTGCAACCCAATCGGAGATTATTAATTCGCTATCTAAAAAAGCAGATATGATTGGTGGAACTCATTTCGTAATTTCATCACTTAGAGTTCAAGATAATTCATACGCTACCGCTGTCGTATATAAATAG
- a CDS encoding IS3-like element ISSen4 family transposase (programmed frameshift) codes for MKKRFSDEQIISILREAEAGVPARELCRKHAISDATFYIWRKKYGGMEVPEVKRLKSLEEENARLKKLLAEAMLDKEALQVALGRKLLTTDQKREAVMLMCDATGLSQRRACRLTGLSLSTCRYEAHRPAADAHLSGRITELALERRRFGYRRIWQLLRREGLHVNHKRVYRLYHLSGLGVKRRRRRKGLATERLPLLRPAAPNLTWSMDFVMDALSTGRRIKCLTCVDDFTKECLTVTVAFGISGVQVTRILDSIALFRGYPATIRTDQGPEFTCRALDQWAFEHGVELRLIQPGKPTQNGFIESFNGRFRDECLNEHWFSDIVHARKIINDWRQDYNECRPHSTLNYQTPSEFAAGWRKGHSENEDSDVTN; via the exons ATGAAGAAGCGTTTTTCCGACGAACAGATCATCAGTATTCTCCGCGAAGCCGAAGCTGGGGTACCCGCCCGTGAACTCTGCCGCAAGCATGCCATTTCCGATGCCACGTTTTACATCTGGCGTAAGAAGTATGGCGGTATGGAGGTGCCTGAAGTTAAGCGCCTGAAGTCGCTTGAGGAAGAGAACGCCAGACTCAAGAAGCTGCTTGCCGAAGCCATGCTGGATAAAGAGGCGCTTCAGGTGGCTCTTGGGCGAAAGT TACTGACGACAGACCAGAAGCGGGAAGCCGTGATGTTGATGTGTGATGCGACCGGTCTGTCGCAACGTCGTGCCTGCAGGCTTACAGGTTTATCCCTGTCGACCTGCCGCTATGAGGCTCACCGTCCGGCTGCTGATGCGCATTTATCAGGGCGCATCACTGAGCTGGCACTGGAGCGCAGGCGTTTTGGCTACCGTCGTATTTGGCAGTTGCTGCGCCGTGAAGGGCTTCATGTTAATCATAAGCGCGTGTACCGGCTTTATCACCTCAGTGGCCTGGGCGTAAAACGCAGAAGACGTCGTAAAGGGCTGGCAACAGAACGTCTGCCGCTGCTCCGTCCGGCGGCGCCCAATCTGACCTGGTCGATGGATTTCGTCATGGACGCACTTTCCACCGGTCGCAGGATCAAGTGTCTTACCTGCGTCGATGATTTCACAAAGGAATGCCTGACGGTCACTGTTGCCTTTGGGATTTCAGGCGTTCAGGTCACGCGTATTCTGGACAGCATTGCACTGTTTCGAGGCTATCCGGCGACGATAAGAACTGACCAGGGGCCGGAGTTCACTTGCCGTGCACTGGATCAATGGGCCTTTGAGCATGGTGTTGAGTTGCGCTTAATCCAGCCGGGCAAGCCAACGCAGAACGGATTTATTGAGAGCTTTAACGGACGATTTCGCGATGAATGTTTGAATGAGCACTGGTTCAGCGATATCGTTCATGCCAGGAAAATTATTAATGACTGGCGGCAGGATTATAACGAATGCCGCCCGCACTCCACGCTGAATTATCAGACACCGTCTGAATTTGCAGCGGGCTGGAGAAAGGGTCATTCTGAGAATGAAGATTCCGACGTTACTAACTGA
- a CDS encoding YdgH/BhsA/McbA-like domain containing protein has product MKNIKLLAAAGLLSVVSFSGMAQTVSVTASTLDSAEAKIAAKAKEAQTSYKILSASTGNRVHMTAILGE; this is encoded by the coding sequence ATGAAAAATATCAAACTTCTCGCAGCAGCTGGTCTTCTCTCTGTTGTCTCATTCTCTGGTATGGCGCAGACTGTCAGCGTAACTGCTTCCACTCTTGACAGTGCAGAAGCAAAAATTGCTGCTAAAGCAAAAGAAGCACAAACGTCATACAAAATTCTTTCTGCTTCTACTGGCAATAGAGTTCACATGACCGCTATTCTAGGAGAGTAG
- a CDS encoding TetR/AcrR family transcriptional regulator has translation MDKKELLISTAFKLFYQYGVHAVGINQVLTESGVAKKTLYTYFSSKEELIAATIDYCNQQYFASLNSRLSQVEDGYPSISELFNTLDDSINSRDITSSSFHGCYFINVSAEFSDPTHLIHQRCARNKIEMDVLIRHHVSKVISSEKFVFEISESVSMLFEGAIIRAHILRDLQAAVKARTAVEQIIKSKLS, from the coding sequence ATGGACAAGAAAGAACTATTAATCTCAACTGCTTTTAAACTTTTTTATCAATATGGAGTTCATGCTGTTGGTATAAACCAGGTATTGACTGAATCGGGTGTAGCGAAGAAGACGCTTTATACCTATTTTTCAAGCAAAGAAGAGCTTATTGCGGCTACCATTGACTATTGCAACCAACAATATTTCGCATCTTTAAACTCTCGTTTATCTCAAGTAGAGGATGGTTACCCATCTATTAGCGAGCTTTTCAATACACTCGATGATTCTATAAATAGCAGAGACATCACATCGTCATCTTTTCATGGTTGTTATTTTATCAATGTCAGTGCTGAATTTAGCGATCCCACTCATCTGATACATCAAAGGTGTGCTCGTAATAAAATAGAAATGGATGTATTAATCAGGCACCATGTGTCGAAGGTTATTTCCTCCGAAAAATTTGTGTTCGAAATATCAGAATCCGTTTCAATGCTCTTTGAAGGAGCTATTATTCGTGCTCACATACTCAGAGATTTACAAGCAGCGGTTAAAGCAAGAACAGCAGTCGAACAGATTATAAAATCAAAGCTGAGCTAG
- a CDS encoding dihydrolipoyl dehydrogenase family protein: MKSTPRAPHEMFHKIYDLVTIGSGSAARAAANEARRLDKSVAMIEQGVAGGTCLNVGCIPSKTLLAAAAIRFSALQKKFSGIDTSAAPVDLALLVWDKDQMIGQFRETYHVQGPSEAGIDVFRGAAAFTLSQNQEYVSLNVHGIDGITQVHAKNVVIASGASPFIPEIPGLKDVDYLTSSTAMSLTKVPESLLVIGGNAIGLEQAQLFSRLGSKVKVIEVATRIAPFEDHEISAVLAKSLNNQGIEFLTGANITQVKAMGDLVSCTVKIGESTYILSAEKIMIATGRRPFTENLNLNAVNISTGPRGQVIVDENLKTSNSRVWAAGDVTGGAQFVYVAVEQGKLAASNALGDKLDSLDYNVLPRVTFTSPELASVGLTALQAEEEGIPYEVRELPVAFVLRAIVSRHTDGLVRLISNSETGKILGIHMVGESAGDVIGAATYVLSANMTVQQLAKLWSPEFTMTESLKNVAKTSPIR, encoded by the coding sequence ATGAAAAGTACTCCCCGTGCTCCGCATGAAATGTTTCATAAAATCTATGACTTAGTGACTATTGGCTCAGGCTCTGCTGCAAGGGCAGCGGCTAATGAAGCACGCAGATTAGATAAATCAGTAGCAATGATTGAGCAGGGGGTTGCGGGAGGCACGTGTCTGAATGTTGGCTGTATCCCGTCCAAAACCTTATTGGCGGCGGCTGCAATTCGTTTTTCTGCGCTTCAAAAGAAATTTTCTGGCATTGATACCTCGGCTGCTCCTGTTGACCTGGCATTGTTGGTTTGGGATAAAGATCAGATGATTGGCCAATTTCGAGAGACCTATCATGTACAGGGACCTTCTGAAGCCGGTATTGATGTGTTTCGAGGGGCTGCCGCTTTTACGTTATCTCAGAATCAGGAATATGTGAGTTTAAATGTTCATGGAATTGATGGCATCACTCAAGTACATGCAAAGAACGTAGTCATTGCAAGCGGGGCGAGTCCGTTCATTCCTGAAATTCCAGGGTTGAAGGACGTAGATTATCTGACGTCTTCCACGGCTATGTCGCTTACTAAAGTTCCTGAATCTTTACTGGTTATTGGTGGGAATGCTATTGGCCTTGAGCAAGCTCAGTTGTTCTCTCGTTTAGGGTCAAAAGTCAAAGTTATTGAGGTTGCCACCAGAATAGCTCCTTTCGAAGATCATGAAATATCTGCTGTCTTGGCGAAATCACTCAATAATCAAGGTATTGAATTTTTAACTGGTGCAAATATCACACAAGTAAAAGCAATGGGAGATTTAGTTAGCTGCACAGTCAAGATTGGTGAGAGCACTTATATTCTTTCTGCTGAGAAGATTATGATCGCAACCGGGCGCCGCCCATTTACCGAAAATCTTAATCTTAATGCTGTTAATATCTCGACTGGTCCACGTGGGCAGGTGATTGTGGACGAGAATCTTAAAACGTCAAATTCACGAGTCTGGGCTGCTGGTGATGTTACAGGCGGTGCTCAATTTGTTTATGTTGCAGTTGAGCAAGGTAAATTAGCAGCGAGTAATGCTCTTGGTGATAAGCTAGATTCTCTGGATTATAATGTCCTTCCTCGTGTAACTTTCACTTCTCCGGAGCTAGCTTCTGTAGGTTTGACTGCATTACAAGCTGAGGAAGAAGGAATTCCATATGAAGTCCGAGAACTGCCTGTCGCGTTTGTATTGCGTGCAATTGTGAGTCGTCATACTGATGGTTTGGTAAGACTGATCTCGAATAGTGAAACAGGGAAGATACTCGGCATTCATATGGTAGGGGAATCTGCAGGTGATGTTATTGGTGCGGCTACCTATGTCCTTTCAGCTAATATGACAGTACAGCAACTTGCTAAACTATGGTCCCCTGAATTCACAATGACAGAATCACTAAAGAATGTGGCGAAAACCTCCCCAATTAGGTAG
- the def gene encoding peptide deformylase: MSILPILQFPDPRLRTEAKTVLCIDEQVHFLAQNMLATMYDANGIGLAATQVNTHERVVVIDVSETRDQPMVIINPEIVWASDNISKGTEGCLSLPGIYCDIERSEVVKIKYMDKYGKTQEIHADGLLAMALLNKSNFC, from the coding sequence ATGAGTATATTACCTATCCTTCAGTTTCCCGACCCTCGATTACGTACCGAAGCAAAGACGGTTCTATGTATAGATGAGCAGGTTCATTTTCTTGCTCAAAATATGTTAGCAACAATGTATGATGCAAACGGGATTGGTCTTGCTGCTACCCAAGTAAATACCCATGAGCGCGTCGTCGTGATTGACGTGTCTGAGACGCGCGATCAGCCAATGGTAATCATCAATCCTGAAATAGTTTGGGCTAGCGACAATATTTCTAAAGGAACAGAAGGCTGTCTTTCGTTGCCGGGTATTTACTGCGATATTGAGCGTTCAGAGGTAGTGAAGATCAAATACATGGATAAATATGGGAAAACCCAGGAAATTCACGCGGATGGACTTCTTGCTATGGCTTTGTTGAATAAATCGAACTTTTGCTGA
- a CDS encoding YdgH/BhsA/McbA-like domain containing protein: MKNIKLLAATGLLSVVSFSVMAQTVSVTASTLDSAEAKIAAKAKEAQTSYKILSAYTGDRVHMTAKLGD; encoded by the coding sequence ATGAAAAATATCAAACTTCTCGCAGCAACTGGTCTTCTCTCTGTTGTCTCATTCTCTGTTATGGCGCAGACTGTCAGCGTAACTGCTTCCACTCTTGACAGTGCAGAAGCAAAAATTGCTGCTAAAGCAAAAGAAGCACAAACGTCATACAAAATTCTCTCTGCGTATACTGGTGATCGAGTGCACATGACCGCTAAATTAGGGGATTAA
- a CDS encoding DHHA2 domain-containing protein yields the protein MQNKTTLPLTAESLSFQRDNPIYVFGHRNPDSDAICSALVVADWLNYTGRPATPWRLGDITPETRYILNAAGVSQPDLLTVDLTDKTVWLVDFTDAEQGPSSLMDSNVIGIIDHHRIGTLVTRNPPDVWVRAVGCCGTVILSILMHDIPMPLTAAQAVLLMGAILSDTVALTGPTTTTQDQESVAVLREIAGIDYDQFVTGLLRAKTDITGQSASVLLNRDAKNYRIHDVPLLLSQIEVRDMADITPLLPELLQEMDKTCKDSVLDMVILMVTDITSRNSVLLFSDSSLTGSRQVSLPGMTSRKKEILPWLTNRFASYKR from the coding sequence ATGCAAAATAAAACCACATTACCGCTTACCGCAGAATCTCTCTCTTTTCAAAGAGATAATCCGATTTATGTCTTCGGTCATCGAAATCCTGACAGCGATGCTATTTGCAGCGCGCTGGTTGTGGCTGACTGGCTTAATTACACCGGTCGTCCCGCAACGCCCTGGCGCCTGGGGGATATCACCCCGGAAACCCGTTATATCCTCAACGCTGCGGGTGTTTCACAACCCGATTTACTCACCGTCGATCTGACAGATAAAACCGTATGGCTGGTTGATTTTACGGATGCAGAGCAGGGACCGTCTTCGCTGATGGACAGCAACGTCATCGGCATCATTGACCATCATCGTATTGGTACCCTTGTTACCCGCAATCCACCGGATGTCTGGGTGCGGGCGGTAGGATGCTGCGGAACAGTAATTCTCTCAATTCTCATGCATGACATTCCGATGCCGCTGACTGCCGCTCAGGCTGTGTTGCTGATGGGGGCGATCCTCAGTGATACCGTTGCGCTGACGGGTCCCACCACCACCACTCAGGATCAGGAATCCGTGGCTGTTTTGCGGGAAATCGCCGGTATCGATTATGACCAGTTTGTGACAGGGCTGCTGCGAGCCAAAACAGATATAACCGGGCAATCCGCGTCGGTTTTACTCAATCGTGACGCCAAAAATTACCGGATCCATGATGTGCCGCTGTTGTTGTCACAAATTGAGGTCCGCGACATGGCTGATATTACTCCCCTGTTGCCTGAGCTACTGCAGGAAATGGATAAAACCTGCAAGGACAGCGTGCTGGACATGGTGATCCTGATGGTGACAGACATTACCAGCCGGAACTCCGTTTTGCTTTTTTCAGACAGCAGCCTGACAGGCTCCCGCCAGGTATCGCTGCCCGGCATGACAAGCCGGAAAAAAGAAATCCTCCCCTGGCTGACCAACCGCTTCGCTTCTTATAAGAGGTGA
- a CDS encoding universal stress protein: protein MQIYRHALLLVQNETDGLLLLEQAERLAKEMGTRITVGHLSADYRELDYTSDSLTKDRQSREVIDAKAMLSRLVESSSIDINVRSIVSIHRFRDVEAVVQHEDIDLVMLGHENRLFRVFSSFSFEFINHLSVDVLIKHIPAP from the coding sequence ATGCAAATTTACCGGCATGCCTTGTTACTTGTACAGAATGAAACCGATGGTCTGCTGTTGCTTGAGCAGGCAGAACGTCTGGCAAAAGAGATGGGCACCCGTATTACTGTCGGGCATCTCAGTGCTGACTATAGGGAACTGGATTATACCAGTGACTCATTAACCAAAGACCGTCAGTCCCGCGAAGTTATTGATGCAAAGGCAATGCTTAGCCGTCTGGTGGAGTCCAGCAGTATTGATATCAACGTCAGGTCCATCGTCAGCATCCATCGTTTCCGGGACGTTGAGGCCGTTGTTCAGCATGAAGATATCGATCTGGTCATGCTGGGGCATGAAAACCGCCTGTTCAGGGTTTTTTCCTCCTTTTCTTTCGAATTCATCAATCACCTTTCTGTTGATGTTCTGATTAAACATATTCCAGCCCCTTAA